In Synchiropus splendidus isolate RoL2022-P1 chromosome 7, RoL_Sspl_1.0, whole genome shotgun sequence, the genomic window CAAATGGAAGGATTTGAATAAAATCCAAGATGTTTATATCACATATATATGgtataaaatgtcaaataacaTTCACGTCGGTTTACTATTCCCGACTGTGTCTCCATGTTCTGATGAAGTGAACGTCGTGGCTCTGCTCCATAACTTCTGGGAGCAGAAGCAGAGAGGACTGTTGGGTGGGTCGTCCTCTGAGTCTGGAAGTTCTGCTTCTGGAGAAACGGCGTCTCCCAGTGAGAGCCTGTTGCTGTACGAGTCGGCTCCCGCTGCTGGTCCACCGTACGTCTGCTACGTCACCCTGCCTGGTGGAAGCTGTTTTGGGAACTATAAGGTGAGGTCATTGCTAACAGCCTCGAGCACAATGAAACTCCAGAGATAAGGAAGGTGGCCGGTTATGAGCCTTATCATTGATACATTGATACAGCAATAATCCTGAGTTACATTTGTTAACATACTGAACACACTAACTTTTCCTCAGTGCTTGGTCACACGTTTCATGCCTTGACTATTTCCATGTACATCCCCATCTCTTGTGCTTTGGAATTTTAAGGTGAATTCACTGTACAAGCATGATGATGTTTTTCTAACTATATTTTGCAACTACATTCCTTTAACTACTTAAattaaatacacacacttttttgGCTCCACTCTGAATGTAAGATGTTAATATCaagctttttctttgtttaagcaagaaaaaaaaatgataacagTACTAAAGCCGCAATACTTTCCTCTACAGATGAGTAGTACTTTTGTTTACCCCTGCGCAACACTTTTGTGTGTAGATGGGTGTGGATCTGTATCTGTGTGTGGCAATATTGCGTACAGTTGCACAACTccttctgtcatgttttgtttacagATGATGAGTTTTGTTTCCAAGTGTGTGgtccttttgtttttatttgttttacatgtttAGCATATAGATGAGTGACACATCTTTAGAAGTGTGTGTTGGTGGttcacaggtgtgtgtttgcaggtgtGTGACACACTGGCGGAGGCTCGCAGGGATGCCGCTCGTGTTGCACTGATGAACTCTCTGGTTAATGAATTGCCGTGCCGTCAGATCTCGGCGCAGTTTATAACTCAAAGTTTGCAACAGGCAACAGCTGACTGCCCAGTGAGTCCTTCCTTCTTCAATACACACCCTTGTGAGCAGTTAGAGTGGAGATGAAAAGTGATGGATGTGTCTTTTACAGGTGTCTATACAAGATGCGAGCGACTCCAACACCAGCATCGGCACCTATAATCTGCTCCTACGTTCCTTTCTGGGCAGAACGATGTTGGAGTTCCAGGTTAAACATGAACCTTTACTTTGGAAACACTGAATGTCTGGTTGCTGAAGTGGTACATTGTGTAGAGCCATTTTAGTAATTGGGAGGAGAATGATCTAGAAGCAATATAACTGTTTTAACTGctattattaaatataattttactTAACAATGACTTTGACCTGATTGAACAAATTGTTACCTGACAGCTGGTGAGCATGAGCCTGATGGAAACGTTTCTCTGTACAAATAAGTCTAAGCCCATTATAATCATATTAAACAGAATTATTAGAGGGACATGTGGATAAATGCttttaaattgaataaatacataattcgTGATGAATGAACGCACAAGAGAGTCACTGAAGCGCATTCAAATTTAACTGTGTGAGCTGTGAACAGCTGGGAACCAAAGTAAATAAAGTCATGTTGTGCTTCTTCCAAGAAAGTCATGTTGTGCTTCTGGGTTCAATTGGTTCAACTTCATTTTTCTTGCCATCGTGGAACTGCTGTCAGCTGGCATTAACAATTCAATAATAAATTCCTTCAGTGTCAACTCACCGTCAAAGCGCCTTGGTGGGAAAGTTGACCGCGCTCTACTTGTCTTTGTAGGAGATGATGACGGTGTTCCAGCTGCTACACTGGAACGGAACGCTGAAGGCTCTGAAGGAACGATGGTGCTCCAGACAGGTACCAGTCATCATCTCTGCCCCTACAGGATCCTCAGATTAACATCTATCCTCATGTCCATCTCAGAGTGTCATCGACTACTATTCTCAGCGGGGGCTGGACGAGGCCTTGCGCAGTAGCATGGCTCTGGATTGGCTTGGACGAGAGCAGCGGTCACCTGGACGACTGGCGGAAGAGCTGCTGGTGGCGCAGAGGGAGCTGGTTTTGGCAAGGCGGAGAGGAATAGAGTTACGCTTTTATAAAGAAAAGACAGCAATCCTGAGTTTGGCTTTAAGTCAAGCTGACTTTCATCACACACCTCTGGTGCTCATCCAGCCATCAGAGCACACGCACAAGGAAGAGCATCTGCCTTTGCAAACACTTCACAGCCAGGAGGCAGCTCAAATGACTCCACCCTTCAGTCCCTCTCCAAGCATCCATGAAAACTTAAAGCTCTCTCAGGTTGCGAAAAGGTCATCACTCGCTTCCTCCTCCGGTTCACAATGGACACACGGGTATTTTGATCACAATGAATAGACAGCTGGACTTGTGACTCAGAGGAAGTGGAAGTGCTGTGTCATTCATTTCACACAGATAAGAATAGAAAAGAGTGACAGTGGACAGTATACATGCTAGAAGTTGAATACACAGGATTTCCACTCTGAAGTGGTTTGATGTTTGAAGTGATGCATgaacactttgatgtcaatCCTGCAAGATCTAGCAAGAAATGGATGTAGCTGGATGTAGACATTTTTATAGTCATTTTACATAATGTCACGCATTAGGACTATAGGAGAGCAAGACAAGTTAACAAAAATGTAGTGACAAatgttaaatgttattttatggCACCATCAGTTCAAAGGTTGAATAATGACTGTTTATGAATGTACAAATAAAGGAATTAACCTATATAccaataaaaattgttgattagaaaaaaaaacattatattaAGGTACTTGGTAGAAAGAAAAATAGCAAAGATTACTGAAAAGTGGAAGAACAAAAAGACATTATAGATAGATATGATTAGATTCGACACGACCATTGGAACATTTAGGACTGGAATGATCACTCTCCACAGTGGAACACACAGGTTCGACAGTTTCCTTTGAACTAATGCCCTATTAAAGAAGCTTATGTTGGCCCACTACGAAGGTGGTGGCCCCCATCATTTTGTTTTCGgtgtatggaaaaaaaaatgtttcagttcaatgttcaaaaatgtatttgcataAAGATATTGTTCTTGTACAAATGGTTTGCTGTGTCAATTGTATAGTAATGGTAATGAAATAATAACTCTCACGGTTTCATAATTGGATGAAGGATATTCAAACCCTAACCTAGTCTCAGTGTGGAACGGCAGTCTTGGCTCATTCCCACAGAGGTCACTGTatcatttgaattaaaaaaaaaaagtgttctcaGCACATGGTTGAAAACGCAAATCTTGACTGTTTACGTCCACGACTAAGTTTGGTGTCCTGGAGATTCCGTAGAGAGGTGGAGTAGCCACGTGACCTTCGATTGCGATCGCCGAGTTCCtggaataaacaaaacaaatgacagcTGATGAAGGGAAGACGCGACCAGCGATTGTCAATCACCCAGATTTGTTGGATTCTCGTTTTTAAGACTAGTACAAAGCCACACTGTGGAGTGTGAACAGCCGACGCGTTGAAATGTTGTCGCTTAGCATAGCGCAACTAGCTAACGACTAGCTTAGCTTTATGAGGCATCGACTGTCATGGTGGAGTTGTTTGTTTCGTTTCCGCTGATAATTCTGTGTTTATGcaattaatttacatttttacgCGATGTTTCAGCTGTTTTAAGGATGAATGTATGACAGGTTGCGACACCTCGAATCGACATCCGAACGATGTCGTGTTCATGTATGGACGAACACTCTTCGACTTTAGTGTAAAGACCTCAAATAATAAGGTTGTGCATGACGACACCTTGTCTTTAGTACGATGGCGTCACTGTTAGTCTTTTAAATTTCTTATAAGTTTGTTTGCCAGTAGGGACAGGACTTATCTTGACACCACTTGTCAACCACTACTCAGCTGTTTATCAGTCGCAGCACATCTCGGCTCGTTTTGGCAGAATGTTGCAAGAATGAAGGGAGAGGTCGGTTCCTCGAGGAGGAACTAATTTCACATGTTTGCCAGTGTgatctgaggaggagggaggctgaGAGAACCACAGGTCCGCTATGGAGGCTGTGAGACGGGAGAAGAGCAAGTCGAAGTCAAGTGGAAAGTCTCAGGTAATGACACATTTAATATTGAGTAATCTGACTGTGGACCTTTAAAATTTAAAGAGCATAAGCGACATTCTATTTTGTAGCTTGTCTCTTCACTAACCCAGACTCACTCCAACGGCGTGAGCCTGACACACTGTTCAATATCCTCAACAAGAGATTGAGGGAATTCATGAACAAGATAATAGCTGTTTGGCTTAATCACAACTGTCAGGTTAGTTGTTTAACAGGAAATATTACTTCTTATTTTGTGCAGACGAGAAAGCCGAAGACATCAGccgaaaacaaaagagaggctgCACCTTCTGTCTCTCATGAAGGTGACTTCGCTAGCA contains:
- the LOC128762054 gene encoding protein limb expression 1-like; its protein translation is MSKEEAEDTIMSYLSQSETGSSPTDLNVVALLHNFWEQKQRGLLGGSSSESGSSASGETASPSESLLLYESAPAAGPPYVCYVTLPGGSCFGNYKVCDTLAEARRDAARVALMNSLVNELPCRQISAQFITQSLQQATADCPVSIQDASDSNTSIGTYNLLLRSFLGRTMLEFQEMMTVFQLLHWNGTLKALKERWCSRQSVIDYYSQRGLDEALRSSMALDWLGREQRSPGRLAEELLVAQRELVLARRRGIELRFYKEKTAILSLALSQADFHHTPLVLIQPSEHTHKEEHLPLQTLHSQEAAQMTPPFSPSPSIHENLKLSQVAKRSSLASSSGSQWTHGYFDHNE